The Nitrospira sp. sequence GCATGTGATCGCCGCCAAGGCGGTCGCCTTCAAGGAGGCGTTGTCGCCGGCATTCAAGCGCTATCAGCAGCAAGTACTCACCAATGCGAAAGCCCTGGCGAGAGAATTCGTCGATCGCGGCTACAAGATCGTCTCCGGCGGAACGGATACGCACCTGATGCTGCTGAACCTCACGAACAAGGGGATCACCGGGAAAGAGGCGGATGCCGCCCTCGATACGGCAGGGATTATCGTCAATAAGAACGCCGTTCCGTACGATGAGAAGCCACCCGCCGTAGCCAGCGGTATCCGCTTGGGGTCGCCGATCGTGTCGACGCGCGGGATGCGTGAATCGGAAATGAAGCAGATCGTCGACTTAGTCGACCGCGTCCTTCAACACCGGCAGGACCCGGCGGTGCTCGAAGAAGTTCGCACACAGGCCAAAGCGTTGTGCGCCAAGTTTCCCATCTTTCATCCCTACTAGTCAGCCGATAACGAGAGAGCAGGTCGCCCCCGGTGAAATGTCCGTTCTGCGATGAACTCGAAGACAAAGTAGTCGATTCTCGTATGGCCAAGGAAGGCGAGGTCATCCGCCGCCGGCGCGAGTGTCTTGGTTGTAAACGCCGCTACACCACCTACGAACGCGTCGAGGAAATTCTGCCCGTCGTCGTGAAAAAAGACGGCCGTCGCGAATCGTTCGACCGCACCAAGATTCTCGCCGGAATGAAGAAAGCGTGCGAAAAACGGCCGATCAGCACCGGGACTATCGAAACCGTCACCGATCGGATAGAAAAACGGATTCAGGAGATGGGCGAAACGGAGATTGAAAGTCGAGTCGTGGGGGAAGAAGTCATGAAGGAGTTGCACCAGCTGGACCAGGTCGCTTATGTTCGATTTGCCTCCGTCTATCGGGAGTTCAAGGACATCGAGCAATTTATGGACGAATTGAAAACGCTGGCTCAGCAACGCCGCGAACGGTAACACGGTACTCCTGGCGCCATGGTCCGTCTTCTCCGGACTCGTTCTTTCCTCTCCGATTCGACAACCAGCCACATTTGATCCTGACGGACTCTGTGCAGGAAGTTCTGAACCGATGAGCAAACCGCTTCCCAAGCGAGTCAGACGGAATACGCCGAGTTCAGGCGCGACGAGCGTCGCCATCATCGGCGCCGGTCGTGGTGGTACGGCATTGATGGAGATTTTTGCGAATGACCCGCTGGTGCAGATTGTGGGCGTCGCGGAACGCGATCCGGAAGCGCCGGGACTGGGATTGGCCAAACAGCTCAGAATCCCGATCACCCGCGATTATCGACAGTTGTTGGCAATGGAGCGAGTCGATCTGGTCATCGATGTGTCGGGCGACGCGGATGTCTGGGTGTTTCTCCAGGATTTTCATCGCATGGGGGTGACGATCATCGGCGGTGCCAGCGCCAAGTTCATGTGGGAATTGATCGAAGCTCGGATTCGCGCAACGGCCGAGATTGAGAAGACCTTGAACAAATATCAATCCCTGTACCGGCTCTACGTGAAAGAGAGCGGAGCAGCGGTGACGGAGGAGCGGACCAGAATAGCCTGCGAGATGCACGATGGACTGGTGCAAAGCCTGGCGGGAGTGAATTTCAAACTGGATCTCTGCCAACAACTGTTCCGGAAGAATCCAAGAGCCAGTTTGACCACCATCAAAGAGAGTAAGGCCCAACTCAAGTTGGCCATTCAGGAGGCCCGGCAGGTCATTTTCAACCTCCGGCCCTTGCACTATGACAAGATGGAATTGATTCCCGCCCTGACAAACTATTTCAAATCCTACGAGATCCAGACCCACATCAACACGAAGTTTACGGTGGCCGGGGATGAGCAAATCCTCTTTCCACGAACGAAGATATTCCTTTTCCGGATCATCCAGGAAGCCTTGAGCAACGTTCAGAAACATGCGAAAGCCGACCGCGTCTCGATCAAACTGGACATCGCGATCGATATGTTGCGCGTCACCATCACCGACAACGGGGTAGGCTTCGACCTGGAAACTGTTTTGCGTGACCCTGAAAAGTGGGATCATTTCGGGATTAAGGGCATCTTGGAACGAGCGCGCTTAGTCGGAGGAGAGGGACGCGTCCAATCCAAACCGGGGAAGGGCACAAAAATTATCGTCGAGGTGCCGCTGGGTTATAAGGAGGAGAGGGGCAATGGAGAAAATTAAGGTTCTGATTTCCGATGATCACCGAGTCGTCCGGGAAGGCTTGGCCGCCATTCTCAAGACCAAAGAGGACATTCAAGTCATCGGTGAAGCGCAGGACGGTGTTGAGGCGGTGGAGAAAGCTCGTGCCCTGCTTCCGGACGTCATTTTGATGGATGTGAGCATGCCGCGAATGGGGGGCGTGGAGGCAACGAGACAGATCAAACGCGAATTTCCCCACATCGGCATCGTGGCCTTGACCATGTATGAGGAACAGCAATACATCTTCGATCTCGTCCGTGCCGGAGCGACGGGGTATTTGCTGAAAGACTCCGAATCGTCGCAGATCGTTGCGGCCATACGCGCCATCTATCGAGGCGAATCACTGATCCACCCCTCCGTCGCCAGCAAAATCTTGGCCGAATTCTCGTTGATGGCCCAAAAGAAAGGAAAGAAGCCGGCTTGGGCGGAGCATGATTTGACCGAGCGGGAGATTACGGTGTTAC is a genomic window containing:
- the nrdR gene encoding transcriptional repressor NrdR encodes the protein MKCPFCDELEDKVVDSRMAKEGEVIRRRRECLGCKRRYTTYERVEEILPVVVKKDGRRESFDRTKILAGMKKACEKRPISTGTIETVTDRIEKRIQEMGETEIESRVVGEEVMKELHQLDQVAYVRFASVYREFKDIEQFMDELKTLAQQRRER
- a CDS encoding response regulator transcription factor, which translates into the protein MEKIKVLISDDHRVVREGLAAILKTKEDIQVIGEAQDGVEAVEKARALLPDVILMDVSMPRMGGVEATRQIKREFPHIGIVALTMYEEQQYIFDLVRAGATGYLLKDSESSQIVAAIRAIYRGESLIHPSVASKILAEFSLMAQKKGKKPAWAEHDLTEREITVLRLVADGKTNKEIANNLDLSEKTVKNHVRNIFHKLQVYDRTQAAILAIRKGLIELDPKR